In Phreatobacter aquaticus, a single genomic region encodes these proteins:
- the ybgF gene encoding tol-pal system protein YbgF yields MTNKGAAMTFGRALKAWIRFELTAAIVLAGVVLAAAGLPAKAQSGADLIDRIQRLEAQIRSMNGMLEQSQFRIRQLEDQQRRTQADLEFRLNELESQRGGAARPGQARPAQPGGAPAQQQPGRRSDAFDPSAQPAAPGQPRDLGGIPGANAAPPRVAGGAQPGGAGGAAQPLDLGQLSGQVAADPSLEPRGPAGGGAQPPTLGPSGTQPIIASSPRQEYDQATAMVNRREYEQAEIALRGFLAAHPRDRLVGDATHQLGETMYLRRQYREAAEQFLKVSTDYPRSARAPSSLLRLGQSLNALGEREAACAAYAEFNRKFPNAGQQTKQAVANEQRRASC; encoded by the coding sequence ATGACCAACAAGGGGGCGGCAATGACGTTCGGTCGGGCATTGAAGGCCTGGATCCGGTTCGAACTGACGGCGGCGATCGTGCTGGCGGGCGTCGTGCTCGCGGCGGCGGGCCTGCCGGCGAAGGCGCAGTCAGGTGCCGACCTGATCGATCGCATCCAGCGGCTGGAAGCGCAGATCCGGTCGATGAACGGCATGCTGGAGCAATCGCAGTTCCGCATCCGCCAGCTGGAGGACCAGCAGCGGCGCACACAGGCCGATCTCGAATTCCGGCTGAACGAGCTTGAGAGCCAGCGCGGCGGGGCTGCCCGTCCGGGCCAGGCCCGTCCGGCCCAGCCGGGCGGCGCACCCGCCCAGCAGCAGCCTGGCCGGCGTTCCGACGCCTTCGATCCCTCGGCCCAGCCGGCAGCGCCCGGTCAGCCGCGCGATCTCGGCGGCATTCCCGGCGCCAATGCGGCCCCGCCGCGGGTTGCCGGTGGCGCCCAGCCGGGCGGAGCGGGGGGCGCTGCCCAGCCGCTCGATCTTGGCCAATTGTCCGGCCAGGTGGCCGCCGATCCCTCGCTCGAGCCGCGGGGACCTGCCGGTGGCGGTGCTCAGCCGCCGACGCTTGGACCGAGCGGCACGCAGCCGATCATCGCGTCATCGCCGCGCCAGGAATATGATCAGGCGACCGCCATGGTGAACCGGCGCGAATACGAGCAGGCGGAAATCGCGCTGCGCGGATTCCTGGCGGCCCATCCGCGGGACCGGCTGGTGGGCGACGCCACCCATCAGCTCGGCGAGACCATGTATCTGCGCCGCCAGTATCGCGAAGCCGCCGAGCAGTTCCTGAAAGTCTCGACCGATTATCCGCGCTCCGCCCGCGCGCCCTCCAGCCTGCTCCGGCTCGGCCAGTCGCTGAACGCGCTCGGCGAGCGCGAGGCCGCCTGCGCCGCCTATGCCGAGTTCAACCGCAAATTTCCCAATGCCGGCCAGCAGACCAAGCAGGCTGTGGCCAACGAGCAGCGCCGTGCCAGCTGCTGA
- the ftsH gene encoding ATP-dependent zinc metalloprotease FtsH produces MNSNFRNLALWVIIVLLLLALFTLFQSPQTRQGASDMPFSQFLTEVDAGRVRDVTIQGPEVNGHFTDGRTFQTYAPPFPGLTQKLFDKGVQVQARPPGEQVPWFVALLAQWFPVILLIGLWIFMSRQIQGAGGKAMGFGKSKAKLLTEAHGRVTFEDVAGIDEAKQDLQEIVEFLRDPQKFQRLGGRIPRGCLLVGPPGTGKTLTAKAVAGEANVPFFTISGSDFVEMFVGVGASRVRDMFEQAKKNAPCIIFIDEIDAVGRHRGAGLGGGNDEREQTLNQLLVEMDGFEPNEGIIIIAATNRPDVLDPALLRPGRFDRQIVVPNPDVNGREKILKVHARKVPLAPDVDLKIIARGTPGFSGADLMNLINEGALLAARRSKRMVTMADLEDAKDKVMMGAERRSMAMSEEEKKLTAYHEAGHAIVGLKVPAGLPVHKATIIPRGRALGMVKFLPEGDRYSMKYKEYTSHLAVAMGGRVAEELTFGKENVTSGAVGDIDQATKMARAMVTRMGFSEELGMVAYGDNQEEVFLGMSMGKQQNISESTAQKIDSEVQRLVNEGYVTAKQILTENHDAFITVAEALLEYETLTGDEIKDLLIGKPPAREAETDRGQGRGSAVPTAGKGRRPANDDGLEPQPQA; encoded by the coding sequence ATGAACTCCAATTTCCGGAATCTCGCCCTCTGGGTGATCATCGTCCTGCTTCTGCTGGCGCTGTTCACGCTGTTCCAGAGCCCGCAGACGCGGCAAGGGGCTTCGGACATGCCGTTCTCGCAATTCCTCACCGAGGTTGATGCGGGCCGCGTGCGCGACGTCACGATCCAGGGCCCCGAGGTCAATGGCCACTTCACTGATGGCCGGACCTTCCAGACCTATGCGCCGCCGTTCCCCGGCCTGACGCAGAAGCTGTTCGACAAGGGCGTGCAGGTCCAGGCCCGCCCGCCCGGCGAGCAGGTTCCGTGGTTCGTGGCGCTCCTCGCCCAGTGGTTCCCGGTCATCCTCTTGATCGGCCTGTGGATCTTCATGTCGCGCCAGATCCAGGGCGCGGGCGGCAAGGCCATGGGCTTCGGCAAGTCCAAGGCGAAGCTGCTGACAGAGGCCCATGGCCGCGTCACCTTCGAGGACGTTGCCGGCATCGACGAGGCCAAGCAGGACCTGCAGGAGATCGTGGAGTTCCTGCGCGATCCGCAGAAGTTCCAGCGGCTCGGCGGCCGCATCCCGCGCGGCTGCCTGCTGGTCGGTCCGCCCGGCACGGGTAAGACGCTGACCGCCAAGGCGGTGGCGGGCGAGGCCAATGTGCCGTTCTTCACCATTTCCGGTTCGGACTTCGTCGAAATGTTCGTCGGCGTCGGCGCGAGCCGCGTGCGTGACATGTTCGAGCAGGCCAAGAAGAACGCGCCCTGCATCATCTTCATCGACGAAATCGACGCTGTCGGCCGCCATCGCGGCGCTGGCCTCGGCGGCGGCAATGACGAGCGCGAGCAGACGCTGAACCAGCTTCTGGTCGAGATGGACGGCTTCGAGCCGAACGAGGGCATCATCATCATCGCGGCGACCAACCGCCCCGATGTGCTGGATCCCGCCCTGCTGCGTCCCGGCCGCTTCGATCGCCAGATCGTCGTGCCGAACCCGGACGTCAACGGCCGCGAGAAGATCCTCAAGGTTCATGCCCGCAAGGTGCCGCTGGCTCCCGATGTCGACCTCAAGATCATCGCCCGCGGCACGCCCGGCTTCTCGGGTGCGGACCTGATGAACCTGATCAACGAGGGTGCCCTGCTGGCCGCCCGGCGCAGCAAGCGCATGGTGACCATGGCCGACCTCGAGGACGCCAAGGACAAGGTCATGATGGGCGCTGAGCGCCGGTCGATGGCGATGTCGGAGGAAGAGAAGAAGCTGACCGCCTATCACGAGGCCGGTCACGCGATCGTCGGCCTGAAGGTGCCCGCCGGCCTGCCGGTGCACAAGGCAACCATCATCCCGCGCGGCCGCGCGCTCGGCATGGTCAAGTTCCTGCCCGAGGGCGACCGCTACTCGATGAAGTACAAGGAATATACCTCGCATCTCGCGGTCGCCATGGGCGGGCGCGTGGCCGAGGAGCTGACCTTCGGCAAGGAGAACGTCACCTCCGGCGCCGTCGGCGACATTGACCAGGCAACCAAGATGGCGCGCGCCATGGTGACCCGCATGGGCTTCTCCGAGGAGCTCGGCATGGTGGCCTATGGCGACAACCAGGAAGAGGTGTTCCTGGGCATGTCGATGGGCAAGCAGCAGAACATCTCGGAGTCCACGGCTCAGAAGATCGACAGCGAAGTGCAGCGCCTGGTCAATGAGGGCTATGTCACCGCCAAGCAGATCCTGACCGAGAACCACGATGCCTTCATCACGGTGGCCGAGGCGCTGCTCGAATACGAGACGCTGACCGGCGACGAGATCAAGGACCTGCTGATCGGCAAGCCGCCGGCGCGCGAGGCCGAGACCGACCGGGGCCAGGGCCGCGGATCGGCCGTGCCGACCGCCGGCAAGGGCCGCCGTCCGGCCAATGATGACGGGCTGGAGCCGCAGCCTCAGGCGTGA
- the tilS gene encoding tRNA lysidine(34) synthetase TilS produces the protein MPAAEPVAPFADSELSDLFDRFSAEPALVLAVSGGPDSMGMMAAAARWRAALGSGPVLHVASVDHGLRAASADECAAVMQSATALGLEAATLAWTGDKPSAGLQEAARAARYSLLADHARTVGARLVMTAHTITDQAETVMMRLTRGSGPLGLKAMAAESPRDGVVIVRPFLWERGERLAATAEAQGLTPVLDPSNADDRFARVRMRKLLAALEGEGLDAERLAILAGRMRMVDEALRHGASALAEASRMASIVPGAQVFDATKWRDQPLATIQMLLSIALAEAGDPAIAERLDAIEMLSGTILMAIDGHMAHRETLRGALISVTPEGRVIIAREPPRRAGGIAAPPQGSIDASGS, from the coding sequence GTGCCAGCTGCTGAGCCGGTCGCGCCTTTCGCCGATTCCGAGCTTTCCGACCTTTTCGATCGCTTCTCCGCCGAGCCCGCCCTCGTCCTCGCCGTGTCCGGCGGGCCTGACTCGATGGGCATGATGGCCGCCGCCGCCCGCTGGCGCGCCGCTCTCGGCTCCGGACCCGTCCTTCATGTCGCAAGCGTCGACCATGGGCTGCGCGCTGCGTCCGCCGATGAATGCGCCGCCGTGATGCAGTCCGCCACCGCGCTTGGTCTAGAGGCTGCGACGCTGGCCTGGACCGGCGACAAGCCATCGGCCGGCCTGCAAGAGGCGGCGCGTGCCGCCCGCTACAGTCTGCTTGCCGACCATGCCCGCACCGTCGGCGCCCGCCTCGTGATGACCGCCCACACGATCACCGATCAGGCCGAGACCGTGATGATGCGGCTGACCCGCGGCTCCGGTCCGCTCGGGCTGAAGGCGATGGCGGCGGAAAGCCCGCGCGACGGCGTGGTCATCGTCCGGCCGTTCCTGTGGGAGCGCGGCGAGCGGCTGGCCGCCACCGCCGAGGCCCAGGGCCTGACGCCGGTGCTCGATCCCTCCAATGCCGACGACCGGTTTGCGCGGGTGCGCATGCGGAAACTGCTCGCAGCTCTGGAAGGCGAGGGGCTCGATGCCGAGCGCCTCGCGATCCTCGCCGGGCGCATGCGGATGGTCGACGAGGCGCTGCGCCACGGGGCCTCGGCGCTTGCCGAGGCGAGCCGGATGGCCTCGATCGTGCCGGGAGCGCAGGTCTTCGATGCGACCAAATGGCGCGATCAGCCGCTGGCGACCATCCAGATGCTGCTGTCGATCGCCCTGGCCGAAGCCGGCGACCCCGCCATTGCCGAGCGGCTGGACGCGATCGAAATGCTGTCCGGCACCATTCTGATGGCCATCGACGGCCATATGGCCCATCGGGAGACGCTCAGAGGCGCCTTGATCAGCGTGACACCCGAGGGACGGGTGATCATCGCGCGTGAACCGCCGCGCCGCGCTGGCGGCATTGCCGCACCGCCACAAGGATCGATTGACGCATCGGGCAGTTAG
- a CDS encoding EAL domain-containing protein: MRTPLIPLRFLILCCVVLGSLAGAAIRPAFALDPVAVTPTTPAVNLGRAVEFVQGTGDGGVSVPTAPGADGIVRRMEVRHTRPNSSPVWAVFALSNATDEQIDRLIVVPHYRLIRSGLIWPDLGSQRIVALTPSQGFRPERQSAVDQDVFLVTLDPGTTITFVAELRDPRLPQITLWQPDAFKDRENSFTLYRGIVLGIAGLLALFLTILFVVKGSLMFPAAALLAWAVLGTLALDFGFWTRIMVLPPEAVRFWRATAEAVLSATLMIFLFAYLDLNRWHVRYTVLMAVWLAFAGGLVTVAWFDPSIAAGIARIAIGIVTILGTVILVYLAFLRYDRAINLVPTWILFMIWGGAALLMVTGRLNNEIASPALLGALVLLVMLIGFTVMQHAFAGGGVAKGLVSDTERKALALTGAGDIIFDWDVTTNRIWVSPEAEQHLGLKRGALEGAATRFIEALHPSDRDRIRSTLDTVVEHRRGRLVEEFRMRAADGHFLWFALRARPVVGTDGEVVRLVGTLADVTEYKIAEERLLHDAVHDNLTGLPNRELFLDRLDAALMQARTDEARRPTVLVFDIDRFKQVNDSVGISVGDSILLTVSRRLARLLKPQDTLARLNGDQFGIILVSERALDRITAFAETIRKTLRAPITFGDREIFLTGSLGIALGDGSQQKREDLLKDAELAAYYAKRLGGDRIEVFKQALRAQKTDRLAMESDLRRALERSEIALVYQPVVRLADRTLAGFEALVRWDHPRLGRLPPAEFIAIAEETGLIVELGLFVLDRAARQLYQWQQLMPLDPPLFTAVNVSSRQLLRHDLLQDIKGVLARAPVARGSLKIELTESLVMENPEYAAQMLTRIRELGAGLSLDDFGTGYSSLAYLQRFPFDTIKIDKSFVRADSRGIRPVMLRSIIALGHDLGMDVVAEGAEIDADAVELYQLGCDFAQGYAFGEPMTPEQATRLLKDATAQAA; encoded by the coding sequence CGTGCGCCGCATGGAAGTGCGCCACACGCGGCCGAATTCGAGCCCGGTCTGGGCGGTCTTCGCGCTCTCCAACGCCACCGACGAGCAGATCGACCGGCTGATCGTCGTGCCGCATTACCGGCTGATCCGCTCAGGCCTGATCTGGCCCGATCTTGGCTCCCAGCGCATCGTGGCGCTGACCCCCAGCCAGGGCTTCCGGCCCGAGCGCCAGTCGGCGGTCGACCAGGACGTGTTCCTGGTGACGCTCGATCCCGGCACCACCATCACCTTCGTCGCGGAACTGCGCGATCCGCGCCTGCCGCAGATCACGCTCTGGCAGCCCGACGCCTTCAAGGACCGCGAAAACTCGTTCACGCTCTATCGCGGCATCGTGCTGGGCATTGCCGGCCTGCTCGCGCTGTTCCTCACCATCCTGTTCGTGGTCAAGGGCTCGCTGATGTTCCCGGCGGCCGCCCTGCTCGCCTGGGCGGTGCTCGGCACGCTGGCGCTCGATTTCGGCTTCTGGACCCGGATCATGGTGCTGCCGCCGGAGGCGGTCAGATTCTGGCGCGCGACAGCGGAAGCGGTGCTCTCCGCCACGCTCATGATCTTCCTCTTCGCCTATCTCGACCTCAACCGCTGGCACGTGCGCTACACCGTGCTGATGGCGGTCTGGCTCGCCTTTGCCGGCGGTCTGGTGACGGTCGCCTGGTTCGATCCCTCGATCGCCGCCGGCATTGCCCGCATCGCCATCGGCATCGTCACCATCCTCGGCACCGTGATCCTCGTCTATCTCGCCTTCCTGCGCTACGACCGCGCCATCAACCTCGTGCCCACCTGGATCCTGTTCATGATCTGGGGCGGCGCGGCGCTGCTCATGGTCACCGGCCGGCTCAACAACGAGATCGCCTCGCCGGCGCTGCTTGGCGCGCTCGTCCTGCTGGTCATGCTGATCGGCTTCACGGTGATGCAGCACGCCTTTGCCGGCGGCGGCGTCGCCAAGGGCCTGGTCTCCGACACCGAGCGTAAGGCGCTGGCCCTGACCGGGGCCGGCGACATCATCTTCGACTGGGACGTGACCACCAACCGCATCTGGGTGAGCCCGGAGGCGGAGCAGCATCTGGGTCTGAAGCGCGGCGCGCTGGAAGGCGCCGCCACCCGGTTCATCGAGGCGCTGCACCCGAGCGACCGCGACCGCATCCGTTCCACCCTCGATACGGTGGTGGAACATCGCCGCGGCCGGCTGGTGGAAGAGTTCCGCATGCGCGCCGCCGACGGCCATTTCCTCTGGTTCGCGCTGCGCGCCCGGCCCGTGGTCGGCACCGATGGCGAGGTGGTCCGCCTCGTCGGCACGCTGGCCGACGTCACCGAATACAAGATCGCGGAAGAGCGCCTGCTGCACGACGCCGTGCACGACAATCTCACCGGCCTGCCGAACCGCGAGCTGTTCCTTGACCGCCTGGATGCCGCTCTGATGCAGGCGCGCACCGACGAGGCGCGCCGGCCGACCGTGCTGGTCTTCGACATCGACCGGTTCAAGCAGGTCAACGATTCCGTCGGCATCTCGGTCGGCGATTCCATCCTGCTCACCGTGTCGCGCAGGCTTGCCCGCCTCTTGAAACCGCAGGACACGCTCGCCCGGCTCAACGGCGACCAGTTCGGCATCATCCTGGTGTCGGAGCGCGCGCTCGACCGGATCACCGCCTTTGCCGAGACGATCCGCAAGACCCTGCGCGCGCCGATCACCTTCGGCGACCGCGAGATCTTCCTCACGGGATCGCTCGGCATCGCGCTTGGCGACGGCAGCCAGCAGAAGCGCGAAGACCTTCTGAAGGATGCCGAACTCGCCGCCTACTACGCCAAGCGCCTGGGCGGCGATCGCATCGAGGTGTTCAAACAGGCGCTGCGCGCTCAGAAGACCGATCGCCTCGCCATGGAGAGCGATCTGCGCCGTGCGCTCGAGCGCTCCGAGATCGCGCTGGTCTACCAGCCGGTGGTCCGGCTTGCCGACCGGACGCTCGCCGGGTTCGAGGCGCTGGTGCGCTGGGACCATCCCCGCCTCGGCCGCCTGCCGCCGGCCGAATTCATCGCCATTGCGGAGGAGACCGGCCTCATCGTCGAGCTCGGCCTGTTCGTGCTCGATCGCGCGGCACGCCAGCTCTACCAGTGGCAGCAGCTGATGCCGCTCGATCCGCCGCTGTTCACCGCGGTCAATGTCTCCTCGCGCCAGCTGCTGCGCCACGATCTCCTGCAGGACATCAAGGGCGTGCTGGCCCGCGCGCCGGTCGCCCGCGGCTCGCTCAAGATCGAACTCACCGAGAGCCTGGTGATGGAGAACCCGGAATATGCCGCGCAGATGCTCACCCGCATCCGCGAGCTCGGCGCCGGCCTGTCGCTGGACGATTTCGGCACGGGCTATTCCTCCCTCGCCTATCTTCAGCGCTTCCCCTTCGACACGATCAAGATCGACAAGAGCTTCGTGCGGGCGGATTCGCGCGGCATCAGGCCGGTCATGCTGCGCTCCATCATCGCGCTCGGCCATGATCTCGGCATGGACGTGGTGGCCGAGGGCGCCGAGATCGACGCCGATGCAGTGGAGCTCTACCAGCTCGGCTGCGACTTCGCGCAGGGCTATGCCTTCGGCGAGCCGATGACGCCGGAACAGGCGACCCGGCTGTTGAAGGACGCGACCGCCCAGGCGGCTTGA
- a CDS encoding alpha/beta fold hydrolase, with protein MPHLTLTNGRKLFYAEAGAGDPLILVHGSPGEHRMWGKVVEHLSPRFRLLMPDLPGHASSDPMPAGEDISTPATAEALAELVDFAGQPVWMAAHSYGGNITLHAAVRRPGQVRGLALFEPVFFQALKLAGEQETYESARRFFTLYADRVLAGRIEAVADLIDYWFGPGGFARLPQEVKDYVQAAAPGDTRDITAAFSDPMTKEDLAGLAIPVLIATGAASPPVAPAIAKALSRLLTDVRSSTVGSATHGLLASHPVVVAKLIQMVAKPKAPSP; from the coding sequence ATGCCGCATCTGACGCTCACCAACGGCCGCAAGCTCTTCTACGCCGAGGCAGGCGCCGGCGATCCGCTGATTCTCGTGCACGGCTCGCCCGGCGAGCACCGCATGTGGGGCAAGGTGGTGGAGCATCTCAGCCCCCGCTTCCGTCTGCTCATGCCGGACCTGCCGGGCCATGCCTCTTCCGATCCCATGCCTGCCGGCGAGGATATCTCGACGCCAGCGACAGCCGAGGCTCTGGCCGAACTGGTCGATTTCGCCGGACAGCCGGTCTGGATGGCCGCCCATTCCTATGGCGGCAACATCACGCTCCACGCCGCCGTCCGGCGGCCGGGCCAGGTGCGCGGGCTCGCCCTGTTCGAGCCGGTCTTCTTCCAGGCCCTGAAGCTGGCCGGCGAGCAGGAGACCTATGAATCGGCAAGGCGCTTCTTCACCCTCTATGCCGACCGCGTGCTGGCCGGCCGGATCGAGGCTGTCGCCGACCTGATCGACTACTGGTTCGGCCCGGGCGGCTTTGCCCGCCTGCCGCAGGAGGTGAAGGACTATGTCCAGGCCGCCGCCCCCGGCGACACCCGCGACATTACGGCAGCCTTTTCCGATCCGATGACGAAAGAGGATCTGGCCGGCCTCGCCATCCCCGTGCTGATCGCGACCGGGGCTGCCAGCCCGCCGGTCGCCCCCGCCATCGCCAAGGCGCTGTCGCGGCTGCTGACCGATGTGCGCTCCTCTACGGTCGGCAGCGCGACCCACGGCCTGCTGGCAAGCCACCCGGTGGTGGTCGCCAAGCTGATCCAGATGGTGGCGAAACCGAAGGCGCCTAGCCCCTGA
- the pal gene encoding peptidoglycan-associated lipoprotein Pal, with amino-acid sequence MSMALGRNMKFAALMLVGLALGACAQNPANTAGGGAGGAGAATPGSPQDFVVNVGDRVFFESDSSELTGTARATLDKQATWLQQYNRYSFTVEGHADERGTREYNIALGARRAQTVRDYLAARGLSTARIRTISYGKERPVAVCDNISCWSQNRRAVTVLSGGAGS; translated from the coding sequence ATGTCCATGGCTCTTGGGCGCAACATGAAGTTTGCCGCCCTTATGCTGGTGGGCCTGGCGCTCGGCGCCTGTGCTCAAAATCCCGCCAACACTGCCGGCGGCGGCGCCGGTGGCGCAGGGGCGGCAACGCCCGGCAGCCCGCAGGACTTCGTCGTCAATGTCGGCGACCGCGTGTTCTTCGAAAGCGACTCGTCGGAGCTCACCGGCACGGCGCGCGCGACCCTCGACAAGCAGGCGACCTGGCTGCAGCAGTACAACCGCTATTCGTTCACGGTCGAAGGTCATGCCGACGAGCGCGGCACCCGCGAATACAACATCGCGCTTGGCGCCCGCCGCGCCCAGACGGTGCGCGACTATCTCGCCGCTCGCGGCCTGTCGACGGCGCGCATCCGCACCATCTCCTACGGCAAGGAGCGCCCGGTGGCGGTTTGCGACAATATCTCGTGCTGGTCGCAGAACCGCCGCGCGGTCACCGTCCTGTCGGGCGGCGCCGGCTCCTGA